One Acetobacterium sp. KB-1 DNA segment encodes these proteins:
- a CDS encoding DVU_1551 family NTP transferase: MNEIKKMKIATIVIAAGYSSRMQAFKPLLKFGDQTAVERVLMTHQKAGVDQIILVAGHRAAEIKPYFKEQAINGVVNERYDEGMYTSIQKGIDQLDDDVAAFFVHPVDIPLIGVATIKALIMAFRPLSQGILYPCFLGERGHPPLIHEKYREAILRNKQDGGLRRFLECHETDATSFALADEAILMDMDTQADYQRLLDYDGLMAPNLCECYALMDLYQLPLEIRKHCEMVYRVVRNLESRLADKGIKLNSGVLRAAALLHDLLKTQKDHAQAAGTLLKQMGYDQVGSLIATHMDIEVEPEVAIRENEILYLADKLVENDQQIDLSYRKKKMLERHKDNPEVQEKIEQRFINAETIIKKIENLENKDKNKD, translated from the coding sequence ATGAATGAGATAAAAAAGATGAAGATCGCAACCATTGTGATTGCAGCGGGGTACTCATCGCGGATGCAGGCGTTCAAACCGTTACTGAAATTTGGCGACCAAACGGCGGTTGAACGCGTGTTGATGACACATCAAAAGGCAGGGGTGGATCAGATCATTCTGGTTGCGGGTCATCGGGCTGCTGAAATCAAACCTTATTTTAAGGAACAGGCCATTAATGGCGTCGTCAATGAACGTTATGATGAAGGGATGTACACATCGATTCAAAAAGGAATTGATCAATTGGATGACGACGTGGCGGCTTTTTTTGTCCATCCAGTGGATATTCCCTTGATCGGAGTCGCAACCATTAAAGCATTAATAATGGCTTTTCGGCCACTTAGTCAAGGAATCCTTTATCCTTGTTTTTTGGGAGAACGGGGACATCCACCGCTTATTCATGAAAAATATCGCGAGGCCATTTTGAGAAATAAGCAGGATGGGGGACTAAGACGTTTTCTTGAATGTCATGAAACAGATGCGACAAGTTTTGCATTGGCCGATGAAGCCATCCTTATGGATATGGATACCCAAGCGGATTATCAGAGATTACTTGACTATGATGGCTTAATGGCTCCAAATCTCTGCGAGTGTTATGCCTTAATGGATCTTTATCAGCTGCCGCTAGAAATCAGAAAGCATTGTGAAATGGTTTACCGCGTCGTTAGGAACCTAGAAAGCCGATTGGCTGACAAGGGTATAAAGCTTAATAGCGGGGTGCTTCGGGCGGCTGCGCTTCTTCACGATCTTCTGAAAACGCAAAAAGATCATGCCCAGGCGGCGGGAACGCTATTAAAACAAATGGGGTATGATCAGGTGGGAAGTTTGATCGCTACTCACATGGATATTGAAGTAGAACCGGAGGTGGCCATTCGTGAGAATGAAATTCTATATCTGGCCGATAAGCTGGTAGAAAATGATCAGCAGATTGACTTAAGCTACCGAAAAAAGAAAATGCTGGAGCGGCATAAAGACAATCCCGAAGTTCAGGAAAAAATTGAACAGCGTTTTATAAACGCCGAAACAATTATTAAGAAAATAGAGAATTTAGAGAACAAAGATAAAAATAAAGATTAG
- a CDS encoding XdhC family aldehyde oxidoreductase maturation factor, with protein sequence MDDFFKMIAESYAQKENLVLATILEKSGSAPCSGGTKMLIRPDLTTFGTIGGGLIEAMVIQTAARVYKNHADHIESFDLKSKDKKSQGLICGGTLKIIFEYIDWWKNQNQSFYEEIFRLQEAKQDFITITRINHHLNNISLPEKWVCTETGFYGPESEASQNLVEEVCTNFEQYKYRAAFLEPSGFYVEPFFCNENVVIIGCGKIGGVLAELSKLVGFYVTMVDDREEFANWSRFKKVDDVLVVPGLKNIENNVIINQYSFVVIVTRGHSDDKEVLAQMLETDAKYIGMIGSHNKCNYIYQSLLNQGFNINDWERVHCPIGINISADTPEEIAVSIVAEMIEIRRSQE encoded by the coding sequence ATGGATGATTTTTTTAAAATGATTGCTGAGTCCTATGCCCAAAAAGAGAATCTGGTTCTGGCAACCATCCTGGAAAAATCCGGCTCAGCGCCTTGCAGTGGTGGAACAAAAATGCTGATTCGACCAGATCTCACCACCTTTGGTACTATTGGCGGAGGACTTATCGAGGCCATGGTCATTCAGACGGCAGCCAGGGTCTATAAAAACCACGCTGATCACATTGAATCATTTGATTTAAAAAGTAAGGATAAAAAATCCCAGGGCTTGATATGTGGGGGGACTTTAAAAATTATTTTTGAATATATTGATTGGTGGAAAAATCAAAATCAAAGCTTCTATGAGGAAATCTTCCGACTGCAGGAAGCTAAGCAAGATTTTATTACAATCACAAGAATTAATCATCACTTAAATAACATAAGCTTGCCGGAGAAATGGGTTTGTACGGAAACGGGCTTTTATGGTCCTGAAAGCGAGGCGAGTCAAAACCTGGTTGAAGAGGTCTGTACTAATTTTGAACAGTATAAGTATCGTGCCGCGTTTCTGGAGCCATCCGGATTCTATGTGGAACCTTTTTTCTGTAATGAAAATGTCGTCATTATCGGATGTGGGAAAATTGGTGGGGTTCTGGCCGAGTTATCAAAGCTAGTCGGATTTTATGTGACAATGGTGGATGATCGGGAGGAGTTTGCAAATTGGAGCCGCTTCAAAAAAGTAGATGATGTTTTGGTTGTTCCGGGATTAAAAAACATTGAAAACAACGTAATTATTAATCAATACTCCTTTGTCGTGATTGTCACCAGGGGTCATTCGGATGATAAAGAGGTGTTGGCCCAGATGCTTGAAACGGATGCAAAATACATTGGCATGATCGGGAGCCATAATAAATGCAATTATATTTACCAGAGTCTTTTAAATCAGGGGTTTAACATTAATGATTGGGAACGGGTGCATTGTCCCATTGGCATTAATATTTCGGCGGATACCCCAGAAGAAATTGCCGTTAGTATCGTTGCTGAGATGATTGAGATTAGACGGAGTCAAGAATGA
- a CDS encoding MalY/PatB family protein has protein sequence MKYNFNEIVQRDNTNSIKYDFAHRRGKPEGLLPLWVADMDFKTPAPVVEALVEKSKHGIFGYSEGGQDYFFILKDWFKTRFDWNIQPEWLITTPGVVYAIATAIRGLTQIGDSIIIQQPVYYPFAETIKINDRKLVVNKLEHKNGKYFMDFDDFESKIIENNAKLFILCNPHNPVGRVWTREELVHLGDICLKHGVMVISDEIHQDFIYPGHKHLVFADLKPEFLAITITCTAPSKTFNLAGLQVSNIFIENKEIKRKFKKEMQKGGYNEINIMGIVACTAAYSKGRKWLEELKIYLGENLDFLRDFLSEQLPQVKLIEPEGTYLIWLDFNELGLNEEALEDLIINKAGLWLDAGSMFGAGGEGFQRINIATPRLILEQALTQLERAIHNK, from the coding sequence TTGAAATATAATTTTAATGAAATTGTTCAAAGGGATAACACTAATTCCATCAAATACGATTTTGCCCATCGACGGGGAAAACCCGAGGGGCTATTGCCGCTGTGGGTGGCTGATATGGATTTTAAAACTCCGGCACCAGTGGTGGAGGCCCTGGTGGAAAAAAGTAAGCATGGTATTTTTGGTTATTCGGAAGGCGGACAGGATTATTTTTTCATCCTGAAGGATTGGTTTAAAACGAGGTTTGATTGGAATATCCAGCCAGAATGGCTGATCACCACGCCGGGTGTGGTCTATGCCATTGCCACAGCAATCCGCGGTTTGACCCAGATCGGTGATAGTATTATTATTCAACAGCCGGTTTATTATCCATTTGCCGAGACAATCAAAATCAACGACCGTAAGCTGGTGGTGAACAAGCTGGAGCATAAAAACGGAAAATACTTTATGGATTTTGATGATTTTGAAAGTAAAATTATCGAAAACAATGCGAAGTTGTTTATTCTCTGCAATCCTCATAACCCGGTTGGTCGGGTTTGGACACGAGAAGAACTGGTTCACTTAGGTGATATTTGTCTCAAACATGGGGTAATGGTCATTTCTGACGAGATTCATCAGGATTTTATCTATCCGGGCCATAAACACCTGGTATTTGCAGATTTGAAGCCAGAGTTTTTAGCGATCACCATTACTTGTACGGCCCCCAGTAAAACCTTTAACCTGGCCGGACTTCAGGTTTCTAATATTTTCATTGAAAACAAAGAAATAAAAAGAAAGTTCAAAAAAGAAATGCAAAAAGGCGGCTATAATGAGATTAATATTATGGGCATTGTCGCTTGTACAGCAGCCTATTCAAAAGGCCGAAAATGGTTGGAAGAACTAAAAATCTATCTCGGTGAGAATCTGGATTTTCTCAGAGACTTTTTAAGCGAACAGCTTCCCCAAGTTAAGCTTATTGAGCCGGAAGGAACCTATCTGATCTGGCTGGACTTTAACGAACTGGGATTAAATGAGGAAGCTTTAGAAGATTTAATTATTAACAAAGCAGGTCTCTGGCTAGATGCCGGCAGCATGTTTGGTGCCGGTGGGGAAGGCTTTCAACGGATAAATATTGCTACCCCAAGACTTATATTGGAGCAGGCGTTGACCCAACTGGAACGGGCGATCCATAACAAGTAA
- a CDS encoding PLP-dependent transferase has protein sequence MRTEKITAVHYVGLPTHEGYEISKRQSTGFGGMISFEVDSKETAKHILEGVSIIQYAESLGGVETLITYPMLQTHGDIPEQEREAKGINNLIIEIVGRN, from the coding sequence GTGAGAACGGAGAAAATCACTGCCGTCCACTATGTCGGACTTCCGACTCATGAAGGCTATGAAATCTCTAAACGTCAGTCCACTGGTTTTGGTGGGATGATTTCGTTTGAGGTCGACAGTAAAGAAACCGCTAAACACATTTTAGAAGGGGTTTCAATTATTCAATATGCTGAAAGTCTTGGTGGGGTGGAAACGCTGATTACCTATCCGATGCTGCAGACCCATGGGGATATTCCAGAACAGGAACGGGAAGCAAAGGGGATTAACAACTTGATTATTGAGATTGTCGGTAGGAATTGA
- a CDS encoding histidine phosphatase family protein encodes MKIFLVRHGKIKWLKGKAYIGQIDLPLSQEGIIQSQELRKTFAEISLTKVYTSPLKRCVQTLDILLAKRNVPTVLVDALKEINMGDWDGRTIDEIKINHPEDYQKRGRLINTFVPPGGESFEALTKRVMPEFNKMIKENYQGAILISTHAGVIRVILGEVMGLSINELFKWKLLYGTVFELDYDERNDKWVVVNR; translated from the coding sequence ATGAAGATTTTTTTGGTCAGACATGGTAAAATAAAGTGGCTTAAGGGCAAGGCCTATATCGGGCAGATTGATCTCCCGCTATCGCAGGAGGGAATAATCCAGTCTCAAGAGTTACGGAAGACGTTTGCAGAAATTTCACTTACTAAGGTGTATACCAGCCCTCTTAAACGTTGTGTGCAGACTCTGGACATTCTTCTTGCTAAACGGAATGTGCCAACGGTTTTAGTGGATGCGCTTAAAGAGATTAATATGGGTGACTGGGATGGTAGAACCATTGATGAGATAAAAATAAATCACCCTGAAGACTATCAAAAAAGAGGTCGGCTGATTAATACCTTTGTTCCCCCGGGAGGGGAGAGTTTTGAAGCATTGACGAAGCGGGTGATGCCCGAGTTTAATAAAATGATAAAAGAAAATTACCAAGGTGCTATTCTAATTTCAACCCATGCTGGTGTCATACGGGTCATACTTGGTGAGGTTATGGGACTATCCATTAACGAACTGTTTAAATGGAAGCTTCTCTATGGGACAGTCTTTGAACTGGACTATGATGAAAGAAACGATAAATGGGTCGTTGTTAATCGATGA
- a CDS encoding sigma-54-dependent Fis family transcriptional regulator: protein MNKNIYGAIIKESKQRCIGYGITEDQVFSKKMIDHGELQTKFSENRDLILTAAPYMEHLMSIVRGNNFFVLLTDRDGCILNAIGDEKILTEAFELKMVAGAYMSEEYIGTNAMSLVIKSGQPIQMSGTDHLVKAYHRWTCSGAPIRDPNGNLIAALDLTGYSDSVHPHTLGMVIAASNAIEEMLKAKEYNRLQNMTNKHIKTIFNSMPVAILTSNLDGMIKIYNQKAMDLFGNKYKQLSATNVSEIIEDWENIKDAIHSEKHVNRIINIKALRNHFHCQMTASPIYNPQDDSIEIVFVLKEDQSRKIQKCEQPYYTFDKIMGQDSQFVSTIEYAKKISNNRSTILILGESGCGKEVFAQSIHNHSKRMEEPFVALNCGAIPNQLIESELFGYEDGAYTGAKKGGNIGKFEQANNGTIMLDEIGEMPLDMQTRLLRVLQENVITKIGSQQSIPIDVRIIAATNKDLKKEVELGRFRKDLFYRLNVLPLYLPPLRERRSDIAILFHYFMKNLSSKYEKKEVQITEKNMQMLETYNWPGNVREVENVVELMINTESFPDQYFLKNSEQTDLSKKFTGYVDKTPLELREERLEDLDPALLDMNYIEKEHIKRVLKIYKGNISQAAQALGIQRNTLYSKISKYEIKLEIGNKPREFWFEDRYGKGHKHG, encoded by the coding sequence ATGAATAAGAATATCTATGGAGCAATCATCAAAGAATCAAAGCAGCGATGTATCGGATATGGGATTACTGAGGATCAGGTTTTCAGTAAAAAAATGATTGACCACGGTGAGCTGCAGACTAAGTTTTCAGAGAATCGTGATCTAATCCTGACAGCGGCTCCCTACATGGAGCATCTGATGAGCATTGTCCGGGGTAACAATTTTTTCGTTTTGTTAACCGATAGGGATGGCTGTATTCTCAACGCTATTGGTGATGAGAAAATTCTAACAGAAGCCTTTGAACTAAAAATGGTGGCTGGTGCCTATATGAGTGAAGAATACATTGGAACGAACGCCATGTCATTGGTAATCAAATCGGGGCAGCCAATTCAAATGTCAGGAACAGACCATCTGGTAAAAGCTTATCATCGCTGGACCTGTTCGGGTGCACCCATTCGGGATCCTAATGGCAATTTGATTGCAGCACTGGATCTTACTGGTTATTCTGATTCGGTACATCCCCATACCCTGGGAATGGTGATTGCAGCATCGAATGCGATTGAGGAGATGCTTAAGGCCAAAGAATATAACAGACTTCAGAATATGACCAACAAACATATTAAAACGATCTTTAATTCGATGCCGGTAGCGATTCTTACCTCCAATTTGGATGGGATGATTAAAATCTATAATCAAAAAGCCATGGATCTTTTTGGTAATAAATACAAACAATTGTCAGCGACCAATGTTTCTGAAATCATTGAAGATTGGGAAAACATTAAGGACGCGATCCACTCTGAAAAACATGTTAACCGGATTATTAATATCAAGGCGCTACGCAATCATTTTCATTGTCAAATGACGGCCAGTCCCATTTATAATCCCCAGGACGACAGTATTGAAATTGTCTTTGTATTAAAAGAAGATCAGTCCCGAAAAATCCAGAAGTGTGAGCAACCCTATTACACCTTTGATAAAATCATGGGGCAGGACTCTCAGTTTGTCAGTACGATTGAATATGCAAAGAAAATCTCTAATAACCGTTCAACGATTCTTATTTTGGGTGAGAGTGGCTGTGGTAAGGAAGTTTTTGCCCAGTCCATTCATAATCATAGTAAACGAATGGAGGAACCCTTTGTGGCCCTTAATTGCGGAGCGATTCCCAACCAGTTGATTGAATCAGAGCTCTTTGGCTATGAAGACGGTGCCTATACGGGTGCAAAAAAAGGGGGAAACATTGGAAAATTTGAGCAGGCCAATAATGGCACCATTATGTTGGACGAAATCGGTGAAATGCCCCTGGATATGCAAACCCGATTGTTGCGGGTACTTCAGGAAAACGTCATCACAAAAATTGGTAGTCAACAATCCATTCCCATCGATGTACGGATTATCGCTGCTACCAACAAAGATCTAAAAAAGGAAGTGGAGCTGGGACGTTTCAGAAAAGATCTCTTTTACCGGCTTAATGTTCTGCCCCTCTATCTGCCGCCACTACGGGAACGAAGAAGTGACATTGCCATCCTTTTTCATTATTTTATGAAAAACCTGTCATCGAAATATGAGAAAAAAGAAGTTCAGATTACTGAAAAAAATATGCAGATGCTAGAAACCTATAATTGGCCGGGAAATGTAAGAGAAGTGGAAAATGTTGTCGAACTGATGATCAATACCGAATCCTTTCCGGATCAATATTTTTTGAAAAATTCGGAACAAACAGACTTATCGAAAAAGTTCACCGGTTATGTTGATAAAACACCGCTCGAATTGCGGGAAGAGCGCCTGGAAGATCTGGATCCCGCGCTACTCGATATGAACTATATTGAAAAGGAACATATTAAACGGGTTTTGAAGATTTACAAGGGAAACATCAGTCAAGCGGCGCAAGCCCTGGGGATTCAGAGAAATACGTTGTACAGTAAAATCAGTAAATATGAAATTAAACTTGAAATCGGTAATAAACCACGAGAATTTTGGTTTGAAGATCGATATGGAAAGGGACATAAACATGGTTAA
- a CDS encoding DUF2786 domain-containing protein, which produces MEANIKDRIKKLLALGKSPNPNEANFAILKAKKLMVEYKLTDRDLLRYDEKPIKVDTDIYYTTRSEHWMTGLADVISENNCCVFYMITPPGTQRHYIIFYGYEEDAQICSSIFAYAVDCVRSQLKAIKKAMKLDEKPSAIINEACETYGKGFYEGLDDAYTVQDFEHQEWGLVMTVPPEVKEILRPMEHAQHKVENHEDHYSFYAQGYREGKEFTTQNKLDEVKEDVV; this is translated from the coding sequence ATGGAAGCCAATATAAAAGATCGAATCAAAAAACTGCTAGCTCTTGGCAAAAGTCCCAATCCCAATGAAGCAAATTTTGCGATTCTAAAAGCAAAAAAGTTGATGGTTGAATATAAATTGACAGATCGGGATTTATTAAGATATGATGAAAAACCCATAAAGGTTGACACGGACATTTATTATACCACTCGCAGTGAACACTGGATGACCGGTTTGGCTGATGTCATTTCAGAAAATAATTGTTGCGTTTTCTATATGATCACACCGCCCGGGACCCAACGGCACTATATTATTTTTTACGGTTATGAAGAAGACGCCCAAATCTGTAGCAGTATTTTTGCTTATGCGGTTGATTGCGTCCGTTCTCAGCTTAAAGCAATCAAGAAGGCGATGAAACTTGATGAAAAACCAAGCGCCATCATAAACGAAGCCTGTGAAACCTACGGAAAGGGTTTTTACGAGGGTTTGGATGACGCATATACGGTTCAGGATTTTGAACATCAGGAATGGGGTCTGGTGATGACAGTACCGCCGGAAGTGAAAGAAATTCTCAGACCAATGGAGCATGCCCAGCATAAAGTCGAAAATCACGAAGACCACTATTCTTTTTATGCGCAGGGTTATCGGGAGGGAAAAGAATTCACGACCCAGAATAAATTGGATGAAGTTAAAGAAGATGTTGTGTAA
- a CDS encoding XdhC/CoxI family protein: MVNQYEKLITELDQKDQVVMVTQFRTLGETGKKVIEKKLLSKEDRGNGKEKTDEILEVVINKGLPEFLASEDGIEELYEPFYSEGRLIILGGGHIAKPLAQYGADIGFKVTVVDDRPSFANTQRFPQANQVLCESFDTCFEKLKVKRSDFVVIVTRGHRHDALCLRQALSVNPEYLGMIGSRRRVKGLMAQFLEDGFRQEQLSGVYSPIGLRIGAVTPEEIAISIIAEIISVKRVSHQHEKADLKNKTNHSDFDFDVIKNLAKNESEKRAIVTVISKKGSVPRGPGAKMIIWADGRSLGSIGGGCSEGEVIVAARDLIREDGGFLMMKVDMTGSVAEDEGMACGGIMDVVIEIF; this comes from the coding sequence ATGGTTAATCAATACGAGAAGCTAATTACAGAGCTCGATCAAAAAGATCAGGTAGTTATGGTCACCCAATTTAGAACCCTGGGAGAAACGGGAAAAAAAGTGATTGAAAAAAAACTCCTCAGCAAAGAAGATCGGGGTAACGGTAAGGAAAAAACGGATGAGATTCTGGAAGTGGTTATTAATAAAGGACTGCCGGAATTTTTAGCCTCAGAAGACGGTATTGAGGAGCTTTATGAACCTTTTTATTCTGAAGGTCGTTTGATTATTCTCGGCGGCGGGCACATTGCTAAACCTCTGGCTCAATATGGTGCCGACATTGGCTTTAAGGTGACGGTGGTTGATGATCGGCCATCCTTTGCCAACACCCAGCGGTTTCCCCAAGCCAATCAGGTACTCTGCGAAAGTTTTGATACCTGTTTTGAAAAACTAAAGGTTAAGCGGTCGGATTTCGTGGTGATTGTTACCCGGGGTCATCGACATGACGCCCTTTGCCTGCGGCAGGCACTATCAGTCAATCCGGAGTACTTAGGGATGATCGGTTCCCGGCGCCGGGTTAAAGGTTTGATGGCACAGTTTCTTGAAGACGGATTTCGTCAGGAACAACTAAGTGGGGTGTATTCGCCCATCGGCTTGCGAATTGGGGCCGTGACGCCAGAAGAAATTGCTATTTCGATCATCGCTGAAATTATCAGCGTCAAGCGTGTAAGTCATCAGCATGAAAAAGCTGATCTGAAAAATAAAACCAATCATTCCGATTTTGATTTTGATGTGATTAAAAATCTGGCAAAAAACGAGTCGGAAAAGCGGGCCATTGTAACGGTGATTTCGAAAAAAGGTTCAGTTCCCCGCGGACCAGGTGCCAAGATGATCATCTGGGCTGATGGACGCAGTCTGGGGAGTATTGGTGGCGGATGTAGTGAAGGGGAAGTAATTGTAGCGGCTCGGGATCTAATCCGTGAAGATGGTGGATTTTTGATGATGAAAGTCGATATGACCGGTTCCGTCGCCGAAGATGAGGGCATGGCCTGTGGTGGGATTATGGATGTGGTTATTGAAATATTTTAG
- a CDS encoding ATP-binding protein, with the protein MERYEEIEKSLKKKYRSSIWCRFTSGINEYELVKEGDKIAVCISGGKDSMLMAKLFQELKKHNKFEFELVFLVMDPGYNPMNRDMIKKNLKLLNIEATVFESQIFDSVADIEKSPCYLCARMRRGHLYHHAKELGCNKIALGHHYDDVIETILMGMLYGGQIQTMMPKLKSCNFENMELIRPMYLIREEAIISWKLHNDLQFIQCACRFTENFMLSDNEGGTSKRQEMKTLLKKFRQTSPYIESNIFKSVENVNLNTIISYKQDKVKHHFLDEYDN; encoded by the coding sequence ATGGAACGCTATGAAGAAATAGAAAAAAGTTTAAAGAAAAAGTATCGTAGCAGTATCTGGTGCCGCTTTACCAGCGGCATCAATGAGTATGAGCTGGTCAAGGAAGGTGATAAAATAGCAGTGTGTATCTCTGGAGGAAAAGACTCCATGCTGATGGCAAAGCTATTTCAGGAACTGAAGAAACATAATAAATTTGAATTTGAATTAGTTTTTCTGGTGATGGACCCGGGCTATAACCCGATGAACCGGGATATGATCAAAAAAAATCTGAAGCTGTTAAATATCGAAGCAACTGTTTTTGAGTCTCAGATTTTTGACTCAGTCGCCGATATTGAAAAATCACCCTGCTATCTCTGTGCCCGGATGCGTCGGGGCCACCTGTATCATCATGCTAAAGAATTGGGATGCAATAAAATCGCCCTTGGTCATCATTATGACGATGTCATCGAGACCATCCTGATGGGGATGCTTTACGGCGGACAGATTCAGACGATGATGCCCAAGCTAAAAAGCTGTAATTTTGAAAATATGGAGTTGATCCGGCCGATGTACCTGATCCGGGAGGAGGCCATCATCAGTTGGAAATTACATAACGACCTGCAATTTATTCAGTGTGCTTGCCGATTTACCGAAAATTTTATGCTTTCAGACAATGAAGGTGGGACTTCAAAGCGCCAGGAAATGAAAACTCTGCTAAAAAAATTCCGGCAAACCAGCCCTTACATCGAAAGCAATATTTTCAAAAGCGTAGAGAACGTTAATCTGAATACCATTATTTCATACAAGCAAGATAAGGTTAAACATCATTTTTTAGATGAATATGATAACTAG
- a CDS encoding DVU_1553 family AMP-dependent CoA ligase, whose translation MKKNKTPMEDWIVKRTGLTSANQKSLSTYQFKKLVEVFEYAKANGAFYQKQFVDQDLREIKSWDDFKLLPFTTGADIKKNPFSFLCIPQQQVDRIVTLNTSGTSGKKKRLFFTEEDLLKTVDFFDYGMRSLTDSSDRVLVLLPGQAYGTIGDLLKKALARSNTTCIVFGLLTDLDAVAQVILRNRINCIVGIPIQVLYLSRSKAECFKQIEKVLLSTDYVPKSMVAELSHKFRCRVFNHYGMTEMGYGGGVECEALNGYHLREGDLYLEIIDPDSGSPIEDGKYGEIVFTSLNRIAMPLIRYRTGDIGAFSTDLCPCGTFLRTLKKVAGRYANRIRLDHDNYIDLSTFEESLLGDENILDYQVLIKNNSVLSIMVNFYNQNRLDQKISRVKEILVAHLSVNKKDNVRIEVEQGNLCKPDQMVNSMVKRRIIDLRKEECNG comes from the coding sequence ATGAAAAAAAACAAAACACCAATGGAAGACTGGATAGTAAAAAGAACCGGTTTGACATCAGCCAATCAGAAATCGCTTAGCACCTATCAATTTAAAAAACTGGTGGAAGTATTTGAATACGCTAAAGCCAATGGTGCCTTCTATCAAAAACAATTCGTTGATCAGGATTTGCGGGAGATTAAATCCTGGGATGATTTTAAACTGCTGCCGTTTACGACTGGCGCCGATATAAAAAAAAATCCCTTTTCCTTTTTATGTATTCCTCAACAGCAGGTGGATCGAATTGTAACCCTGAATACATCGGGTACCAGTGGCAAGAAAAAACGGCTGTTTTTTACCGAGGAGGATTTACTAAAAACGGTAGATTTTTTCGATTATGGGATGCGATCCCTAACTGATTCGTCCGACCGGGTTTTGGTTTTGTTACCGGGGCAGGCTTATGGGACGATTGGCGATCTTTTAAAGAAAGCCCTGGCCCGGTCCAACACAACCTGTATCGTGTTTGGTCTGCTGACAGATTTAGATGCTGTGGCGCAAGTAATTTTAAGGAATCGGATTAACTGTATTGTGGGAATTCCGATTCAGGTGTTATACTTAAGTCGCAGCAAGGCAGAATGCTTTAAGCAAATTGAGAAAGTGCTCTTAAGTACTGACTATGTTCCTAAATCCATGGTTGCGGAACTAAGTCATAAATTTAGGTGTCGGGTGTTTAATCATTATGGCATGACTGAAATGGGCTATGGTGGCGGTGTTGAATGTGAGGCTTTAAATGGCTATCACTTAAGGGAAGGGGATCTCTATCTTGAAATCATCGATCCTGATTCCGGCTCGCCCATAGAAGATGGAAAATATGGGGAGATTGTCTTTACTAGTCTTAATCGAATTGCGATGCCCTTGATTCGTTATCGAACCGGCGATATTGGCGCTTTTTCCACTGATCTCTGCCCCTGTGGCACCTTTTTAAGAACCCTTAAAAAGGTAGCGGGACGGTATGCAAATCGGATTCGTCTGGATCATGATAACTATATTGATCTTAGTACGTTTGAAGAAAGCCTGCTGGGTGATGAAAATATTTTAGATTATCAGGTTTTGATAAAAAATAATAGCGTTTTGAGTATCATGGTGAATTTCTACAATCAAAACCGGCTGGATCAAAAAATCAGCCGAGTCAAAGAAATACTGGTCGCTCATCTATCGGTAAATAAAAAAGATAATGTGAGAATTGAAGTTGAGCAGGGAAACTTGTGTAAACCAGACCAGATGGTCAATAGCATGGTCAAGCGTAGAATTATTGACCTGCGAAAGGAAGAGTGTAATGGATGA